The following are encoded in a window of Deinococcus seoulensis genomic DNA:
- a CDS encoding DUF6232 family protein, whose product MSDQVIISTPAYTVTKSRVEINGKTYFIKNISSIVIDSVHIPEKKKSQGKSKPGMEKVGNIGCLGVIIAILMAIVLIFALDTSSTAFYISITVVSLILFVSIAMGSISVTTSEVVVEAEKTQYEVLFDTNSGKITAYITFDRSEAYGLKAAIEQAASNT is encoded by the coding sequence ATGTCAGATCAGGTCATCATCTCCACCCCCGCGTATACAGTCACCAAGTCGCGGGTAGAAATAAATGGCAAAACATACTTCATAAAAAATATTTCCTCCATAGTAATAGATTCTGTGCACATACCAGAAAAAAAGAAGTCTCAAGGAAAATCTAAACCAGGTATGGAAAAAGTAGGCAATATAGGGTGCTTAGGAGTCATAATTGCTATCTTAATGGCTATTGTGCTTATATTTGCACTCGACACTAGCTCTACTGCGTTCTATATATCTATAACTGTTGTCTCTCTAATATTATTTGTCTCTATAGCAATGGGGAGCATTTCAGTTACTACTAGCGAAGTGGTGGTCGAAGCAGAAAAAACCCAATATGAAGTTCTTTTTGACACCAATTCTGGAAAGATAACCGCTTATATAACATTTGATCGATCTGAAGCGTATGGGCTTAAGGCAGCAATTGAGCAGGCGGCTAGCAACACATAA